The Rubidibacter lacunae KORDI 51-2 genome window below encodes:
- a CDS encoding carbon-phosphorus lyase complex subunit PhnI, producing the protein MPYVAVKGGEQAIQNAEALLKAKRRGDPAVPELSLEQIKQQMQLAVNRVMAEGSLYDPDLAALAIKQAWGDLVEAAFLLRAYRTTLPRLYYSKPLNTDRMQLQRRISAIFKDAPGGQKLGPTFDYVHRLLDFKLAAETNEFTAPTTAPVSVSESTPRVANTLAREKLIDPVGLLANTSSTHSAPTDATPAHSSDPPNGKQSYAPIPDPFDLTRQSLTTPTQRDARLQNLARADEGFLLAMAYSTQRGYGKNHPFAGEVRLGDVEVVICPEELGFEVAIADITVTEVQMVNQFKGSKTIPPQFTQGYGLTFGYNERKAMAMALVDRALQARDLNEGIDGPAQDEEFVLFHSDNVEAQGFVQHLKLPHYIDFQAELNLIRTLRREYGQAQDPSKPDAAPVDPLSADPAPEDTSVPSPTPDSQHMPQSPAEVTP; encoded by the coding sequence ATGCCCTACGTTGCAGTTAAAGGTGGCGAACAGGCCATCCAAAATGCCGAAGCTCTGCTCAAGGCTAAACGCCGCGGCGATCCTGCCGTGCCAGAACTATCACTGGAACAGATTAAGCAGCAAATGCAGCTTGCAGTAAATCGGGTGATGGCTGAAGGTAGTTTGTACGATCCCGACCTCGCCGCCCTGGCGATCAAACAAGCCTGGGGGGACTTGGTCGAAGCGGCTTTTCTGCTCCGTGCCTATCGGACCACCCTGCCCCGCTTGTATTACAGCAAACCGCTGAACACCGATCGCATGCAATTGCAACGCCGCATTTCCGCCATCTTCAAAGATGCGCCCGGCGGCCAAAAACTGGGACCCACTTTTGATTATGTCCATCGTTTATTGGACTTCAAATTAGCCGCCGAAACCAACGAATTTACGGCACCCACCACCGCGCCTGTTTCAGTCTCAGAATCCACGCCCAGAGTTGCCAATACTCTTGCTCGGGAAAAGCTGATCGATCCTGTAGGACTCCTCGCGAATACATCCTCAACCCATTCAGCCCCAACCGATGCGACCCCAGCTCATTCGTCCGACCCGCCCAATGGCAAGCAGTCCTACGCGCCAATTCCCGACCCGTTCGATCTCACCCGCCAGTCCCTCACCACGCCCACGCAGCGCGATGCCCGTTTACAAAATCTGGCACGTGCCGACGAGGGCTTCCTACTCGCCATGGCCTATTCCACCCAGCGCGGCTATGGCAAGAATCATCCTTTTGCGGGAGAAGTGCGGCTGGGGGATGTCGAGGTGGTAATTTGCCCAGAAGAACTGGGATTTGAGGTAGCGATCGCGGATATCACCGTCACCGAAGTGCAAATGGTGAACCAGTTCAAGGGCAGCAAGACGATTCCGCCCCAATTCACCCAAGGATACGGCCTCACCTTTGGCTATAACGAGCGCAAAGCGATGGCGATGGCACTGGTCGATCGCGCCCTGCAAGCACGGGACCTAAATGAGGGAATCGACGGTCCCGCCCAAGACGAAGAGTTTGTGCTGTTCCACTCTGACAATGTCGAAGCCCAAGGCTTTGTGCAGCACCTCAAACTCCCCCATTACATCGACTTCCAAGCGGAACTGAATCTAATTCGCACCCTGCGTCGGGAATACGGCCAAGCCCAGGATCCGTCGAAACCTGATGCCGCCCCAGTTGACCCCCTGTCAGCCGATCCCG
- a CDS encoding GNAT family N-acetyltransferase, whose protein sequence is MAGVAVAPDFHRQGIGRHMMQHAIAQSRAAGCYEMPLSTSLEHKKAHAC, encoded by the coding sequence GTGGCAGGAGTCGCCGTTGCCCCCGACTTTCACAGACAAGGGATTGGGAGGCACATGATGCAACATGCGATCGCGCAATCTCGAGCGGCGGGCTGCTACGAAATGCCCCTCTCGACCAGCCTCGAGCATAAAAAAGCCCATGCTTGCTAA